One window of the Tetragenococcus koreensis genome contains the following:
- a CDS encoding DUF969 domain-containing protein, translating into MEWIKLIGILIILVGFLFKFDTIAVVVIAAFATAMVSGISVMDFLEAFGQAFVDNRLVTIFLLTLPMIGLSERFGLRQQAVILIRKIKGMTPGKFLTLYTAIREIAGLLGIRISGHPQFVRPIVNPMTQAAAKTNYGNIAKEDSEELKARAAANENYANFYGQNTFVAASGVLLIAGTLRDLNYNVSEASIVQYSLIIAVIALVLTAISNMLFDRKLAKKYNVKKGGETNNDSDS; encoded by the coding sequence TTGGAATGGATTAAACTAATTGGGATCCTAATCATTTTAGTAGGATTCTTATTTAAATTTGATACGATTGCAGTTGTTGTAATCGCCGCGTTTGCGACAGCTATGGTATCCGGTATATCAGTTATGGATTTCTTAGAAGCCTTTGGTCAAGCTTTTGTCGATAACCGGCTCGTTACAATCTTTCTATTAACCTTACCAATGATTGGACTTTCTGAACGATTTGGCTTGCGACAACAGGCCGTCATTTTAATCAGGAAAATAAAGGGGATGACACCCGGAAAATTCTTGACGTTGTATACAGCCATCCGTGAAATTGCTGGACTTTTGGGGATTCGTATTTCAGGACATCCGCAATTTGTCCGCCCCATTGTCAATCCCATGACACAAGCTGCGGCTAAGACAAACTACGGAAATATCGCAAAAGAAGACAGCGAAGAACTGAAAGCCAGAGCTGCAGCTAACGAGAACTATGCCAATTTTTATGGGCAAAATACCTTTGTCGCAGCCTCTGGTGTTTTATTGATTGCCGGAACCTTACGAGATTTAAACTATAATGTCTCAGAAGCTAGCATTGTGCAATATTCCCTAATTATTGCGGTTATTGCTCTCGTTCTAACAGCGATTTCTAATATGTTATTTGATCGCAAGTTAGCGAAAAAATATAACGTTAAAAAAGGTGGTGAAACAAACAATGACTCAGACAGTTGA
- a CDS encoding type II toxin-antitoxin system RelE family toxin: MSYRLIFSSEIQKQFRKMDKYQATLITRWLYQHIDGIDNPRKFGKVLTANRSGQWRYRIGKYRVIVEIEDSQLVVLAVQVGHRKNIYD; this comes from the coding sequence ATGAGCTATCGCTTAATCTTTTCTTCTGAAATACAAAAACAGTTTAGAAAAATGGATAAATATCAAGCTACTTTAATTACTCGTTGGCTATATCAGCATATTGACGGAATTGACAATCCTCGCAAATTTGGAAAAGTGCTAACTGCAAACCGGTCTGGTCAATGGCGCTATAGAATTGGCAAATATCGCGTTATTGTTGAAATAGAAGACAGCCAATTAGTTGTACTAGCTGTTCAAGTTGGGCATAGGAAAAATATTTACGATTAA
- a CDS encoding DUF979 domain-containing protein: MTQTVDAILEFFYILIGLLSMMTAIRSFRDQTNSARLGTGLFWLLLGTIFAFGNFLPYAASGIMLVAIGVLTLLKQVKVGNIAKLDEKQGEEAAKKIGSWVFFPSVMLAATAVVISYTPLGGQVGIGIASIVALIVAAVITSAKPKTIVDDTDRMFQSVGTTGILPQLLAALGVIFNLAGVGDVISNAISTVIPAGNQFVGVVAYCLGMVLFTMVMGNAFAAFTVITAGIGIPFVIAQGGDPVVAGTLAMTAGFCGTLLTPMGANFNALPVALLEMEDTNGVIKAQIPIALIMIVIHIGLMYVLAF, from the coding sequence ATGACTCAGACAGTTGATGCAATTCTTGAATTCTTTTACATCTTAATTGGACTTTTATCTATGATGACTGCCATCCGTTCTTTTAGAGATCAAACCAATTCTGCTCGACTAGGCACCGGTTTATTCTGGTTATTACTTGGTACTATTTTTGCTTTTGGTAACTTTCTTCCTTATGCTGCGTCTGGTATTATGTTGGTCGCTATTGGCGTTCTCACCTTACTTAAACAAGTAAAAGTTGGTAACATTGCAAAATTAGACGAAAAACAAGGCGAAGAAGCAGCGAAAAAAATTGGCAGCTGGGTTTTCTTTCCCTCCGTAATGTTAGCAGCAACAGCGGTCGTAATTTCCTATACGCCATTAGGAGGTCAAGTTGGAATCGGCATCGCTTCAATTGTGGCTTTAATTGTAGCAGCAGTGATCACTTCTGCTAAACCCAAAACAATCGTAGACGATACCGACCGCATGTTTCAATCTGTAGGAACAACCGGGATCTTGCCACAATTATTGGCTGCCTTAGGTGTGATTTTCAATCTAGCAGGCGTTGGCGATGTCATCTCCAATGCGATTTCTACTGTTATCCCAGCAGGAAATCAATTCGTCGGTGTTGTTGCTTATTGTTTGGGCATGGTATTATTTACTATGGTAATGGGAAATGCCTTTGCTGCCTTTACCGTGATTACAGCAGGTATTGGAATTCCATTTGTCATCGCTCAAGGCGGTGACCCAGTTGTTGCCGGTACTTTAGCTATGACTGCCGGATTCTGTGGTACCTTATTAACTCCCATGGGCGCCAACTTCAACGCTTTACCTGTTGCCTTATTAGAAATGGAAGACACGAATGGCGTCATCAAAGCACAAATACCTATAGCACTAATTATGATCGTGATTCATATTGGATTAATGTATGTATTAGCTTTTTAA
- the pcp gene encoding pyroglutamyl-peptidase I — MKILVTGFDPFGGEKINPAWEAVKKLPDTIKDAEIVKEEIPTVYGKSADVCKQAIQKHQPDIVLNIGQAGGRFTITPERVAINVDDARIPDNEGNQPIDQLIQSDGQAAYFTQLPVKAMVENIKRNGFPTAVSNTAGTFVCNHIMYQVQYMIDKEFPNMKGGFIHVPFIAEQVVDKPNQPFMNISDMAFCIEKGLEAIVDFAGKEDLKAVGGETH, encoded by the coding sequence ATGAAAATTTTAGTTACTGGATTCGATCCATTTGGTGGAGAAAAAATAAATCCTGCTTGGGAAGCGGTAAAAAAACTTCCTGATACAATCAAAGATGCTGAAATTGTTAAAGAAGAAATCCCTACCGTTTATGGTAAGTCAGCTGATGTTTGTAAACAAGCGATCCAAAAACATCAACCCGATATCGTTTTAAATATCGGACAAGCTGGCGGCCGTTTTACCATTACCCCAGAAAGAGTTGCCATCAATGTCGATGATGCTCGAATTCCTGATAACGAAGGCAACCAGCCCATTGATCAACTCATCCAATCGGATGGTCAAGCTGCTTACTTTACTCAGCTGCCAGTAAAAGCGATGGTAGAAAATATTAAAAGGAATGGCTTTCCAACAGCAGTTTCTAATACAGCTGGAACTTTTGTTTGCAATCATATCATGTACCAAGTGCAATACATGATTGATAAAGAATTTCCCAATATGAAAGGCGGTTTTATCCACGTGCCTTTTATCGCTGAACAAGTTGTAGACAAACCGAATCAACCATTTATGAACATTTCTGACATGGCCTTTTGTATTGAAAAAGGCCTTGAAGCGATTGTTGATTTTGCAGGTAAAGAGGATCTAAAAGCTGTTGGCGGAGAAACACATTAA
- the pepG1 gene encoding type I toxin-antitoxin system toxin PepG1, with protein sequence MTVAIFFESEVVRMCVLTKSEERRSFLSVSDALQLMLAFSTFTIALIKLVVELIKNDKRK encoded by the coding sequence ATGACGGTGGCTATCTTTTTCGAAAGTGAGGTGGTGCGTATGTGCGTGCTAACTAAATCTGAAGAAAGGAGAAGCTTTTTGTCCGTTTCGGATGCTTTACAGCTGATGTTGGCATTTAGTACATTTACTATTGCCTTAATCAAATTAGTTGTAGAGTTGATAAAAAACGACAAAAGAAAATAA
- the relB gene encoding type II toxin-antitoxin system RelB family antitoxin has translation MAMITVRVSDSEKEWLNYMADFYGISLSDLLKTYSMEQLEDEYDRQTADIAYKRWLENGKQTVSMDEILSEFGGLE, from the coding sequence ATGGCTATGATCACAGTACGTGTAAGTGACTCAGAAAAAGAATGGTTGAATTATATGGCCGATTTCTATGGGATCTCTTTGTCTGATCTTTTAAAAACATATTCGATGGAACAATTAGAAGACGAGTATGACCGTCAAACGGCTGATATTGCGTATAAACGTTGGCTAGAAAATGGTAAACAAACAGTATCAATGGATGAAATCCTTTCTGAATTTGGAGGTTTGGAATGA
- a CDS encoding type II toxin-antitoxin system RelB/DinJ family antitoxin, with protein sequence MTNQVHFRIDEEDKEKFRIVMQHVGLEPNEAYRIFVKRAIEVGGIPFEVADPSSQLEEAIKSQDYIEFENGEEGLDWLNEE encoded by the coding sequence ATGACTAATCAAGTGCATTTTAGAATAGATGAAGAAGATAAAGAAAAGTTTAGAATAGTGATGCAACACGTAGGGTTAGAGCCTAATGAGGCTTATCGTATCTTTGTTAAAAGAGCAATTGAAGTTGGAGGAATTCCGTTTGAAGTTGCAGATCCATCTTCTCAATTAGAGGAAGCAATTAAAAGTCAGGATTATATTGAATTTGAAAACGGTGAGGAAGGCTTGGATTGGTTAAATGAGGAATAA
- a CDS encoding type II toxin-antitoxin system YafQ family toxin → MRNKPKYKPAFERKFKKHYRNMLKGGRYKKEDFEKVYWKLLCNEPLEPRYNDHPLVNRKPERDLHIKPDWLLIYKYDGEFVRFIDTGTHADLFK, encoded by the coding sequence ATGAGGAATAAGCCTAAATATAAGCCTGCTTTTGAGCGGAAGTTTAAAAAGCATTATAGAAATATGCTTAAGGGCGGACGTTATAAAAAAGAAGACTTTGAAAAAGTTTATTGGAAACTTTTGTGTAACGAACCATTAGAACCTCGATACAACGATCATCCTTTAGTAAATCGAAAACCTGAACGTGACTTGCATATTAAACCGGATTGGCTATTGATTTATAAATATGACGGCGAGTTTGTCCGATTTATTGACACGGGCACTCATGCGGATCTCTTTAAATAA